One genomic region from Thermoleptolyngbya sichuanensis A183 encodes:
- the rfbB gene encoding dTDP-glucose 4,6-dehydratase: protein MSQAIQDNVHLPATRRLLITGGAGFIGANFVHHWHRAYPGDRLVILDALTYAGNLQNLESLLEEENIRFVQGDICDRPSLDSLLREEAIDTLVHFAAESHVDRSIFGPAAFVQTNVLGTFTLLEAFRDHWNEQQQPDHYRFHHVSTDEVYGSLGPNDPAFSETTPYAPNSPYSASKAGSDHLVRAYHHTYGLPTLITNCSNNYGPYQFPEKLIPLMCINILLGRPLPVYGDGQNVRDWLYVGDHCSALEAVLTRGIPGEVYNIGGNNEVKNLDLVQALCDLMDELAPQLPVRPSRNLITFVKDRPGHDRRYAIDATKIKAQLGWTPAETWQTGLRRTVEWYLAHPFWWQPLLSKKLTLPYTSAEFSDLFQTTRC, encoded by the coding sequence ATGAGTCAAGCCATTCAGGATAACGTGCATCTACCAGCTACTCGTCGTCTGCTAATTACAGGTGGCGCAGGATTCATTGGGGCGAACTTTGTGCATCATTGGCACAGGGCCTATCCGGGCGATCGTCTAGTCATTCTCGATGCCCTGACCTATGCAGGCAACCTGCAAAATTTAGAGTCACTCCTTGAAGAAGAAAATATCCGATTCGTGCAGGGAGACATCTGCGATCGCCCCTCGCTTGATTCACTGTTGCGAGAAGAAGCGATTGACACTCTCGTCCACTTTGCAGCAGAATCCCATGTCGATCGGTCAATCTTTGGTCCTGCGGCATTCGTGCAGACCAATGTCCTCGGCACGTTCACGCTTCTAGAAGCCTTCCGGGATCATTGGAACGAGCAGCAGCAGCCCGATCACTACCGCTTTCACCATGTCTCCACGGATGAGGTCTATGGCAGTCTCGGCCCCAACGACCCGGCTTTTTCAGAAACTACGCCCTACGCCCCCAATAGCCCCTACTCCGCATCGAAGGCAGGCAGTGATCACCTTGTGCGAGCTTATCACCACACCTACGGACTGCCAACGCTGATTACCAACTGCTCGAATAACTACGGCCCGTATCAATTCCCAGAAAAGCTGATCCCGCTGATGTGCATCAACATTCTGCTGGGCAGGCCGCTGCCTGTGTATGGCGATGGGCAAAATGTTCGCGATTGGCTCTATGTCGGCGACCATTGCAGCGCTCTAGAAGCAGTACTGACCCGCGGCATCCCCGGAGAGGTCTACAACATCGGCGGCAATAACGAGGTCAAGAACCTGGACTTAGTGCAAGCACTCTGCGACCTGATGGATGAACTTGCGCCCCAACTGCCAGTGCGCCCCAGTCGCAACTTAATCACCTTTGTCAAAGATCGTCCAGGGCACGATCGCCGCTATGCAATTGACGCAACCAAAATCAAAGCCCAGCTCGGCTGGACACCTGCGGAAACCTGGCAGACGGGGCTTCGGCGCACCGTGGAATGGTATCTCGCGCACCCTTTCTGGTGGCAACCGCTGTTGTCGAAGAAGCTTACCCTGCCTTACACATCTGCCGAATTTTCAGATCTTTTTCAGACCACTCGCTGTTAG
- a CDS encoding WecB/TagA/CpsF family glycosyltransferase, whose translation MKLGNGFGALREIKILGISIHNFSKQEFLELLDSGVVFTPNVDHLIKLERDFDFYRVYQEADYRVCDSKILYYVSHFLGVPIREKISGSELLPDFCQHHKDNEDIRIFLLGAREGVAYRAQQRMNAKAGRDIVVGAYSPSFGFERDETECAEIIDMINRSGATVLAVGVGAPKQEKWIAKYKHQLPNVRIFLAIGAAIDFEAGYKQRSPRWISEAGLEWLHRLLSEPRRLWRRYLIEGLPFFWLVLKQKLNLYRSPHLSALSHQAYKSQEKIAQKVGG comes from the coding sequence ATGAAACTTGGTAACGGGTTTGGTGCCCTAAGGGAAATTAAAATCCTGGGCATTTCAATACACAATTTCTCTAAGCAGGAGTTCCTAGAATTGTTAGACTCTGGCGTTGTGTTTACTCCCAACGTCGATCACCTCATTAAACTAGAACGAGATTTTGATTTCTATCGGGTTTATCAAGAGGCGGACTATCGAGTTTGTGACAGCAAAATTTTATATTATGTATCTCACTTCTTGGGAGTGCCGATTAGAGAAAAGATCTCTGGCTCTGAACTATTACCGGATTTTTGTCAGCACCACAAAGACAACGAAGATATCAGGATCTTTCTGCTGGGTGCCCGTGAAGGCGTTGCCTATCGAGCGCAGCAGCGGATGAATGCCAAAGCAGGCAGAGACATTGTTGTGGGAGCCTACTCGCCTTCGTTTGGCTTTGAGCGAGATGAGACAGAGTGCGCCGAGATCATTGACATGATTAATCGCTCCGGCGCAACGGTCTTGGCCGTTGGCGTAGGGGCCCCCAAGCAAGAAAAGTGGATTGCTAAATACAAACATCAGCTCCCAAATGTTCGTATTTTTCTGGCAATCGGCGCAGCCATTGACTTTGAGGCGGGCTATAAGCAGCGATCGCCCCGTTGGATTAGCGAGGCGGGCCTGGAATGGCTCCATCGTCTGCTGTCTGAACCCCGGCGGCTATGGCGACGCTATCTGATTGAGGGACTTCCCTTCTTTTGGCTCGTCCTCAAGCAAAAGCTGAATCTCTATCGCTCTCCCCACCTTTCTGCACTCTCGCATCAAGCCTACAAATCTCAAGAAAAAATCGCTCAGAAAGTTGGCGGTTAA
- a CDS encoding glycosyltransferase family 4 protein, which yields MRNSDSKTYLMVLPVYYYRLDSQTVALESAFVKHLMLLREKISPIFNHLVVGLVEMSDEEYSHRKQWLSVVDESEAGIRFKSLYRVQDLSSKAQQFFQLFRVANRLKSLISQCDLLHTGLAANIWFPMEFIATLLGRILKKPTVYVVDIDFRNTAQMSYETGTWSLKSYLLCKYIYDSFRALQVYCASKICSLILLKGEKLCRDFGRGKPNVKNFLDAAHSRHHIIRRDRLAQKLLNLEDQGRPLEVVYFGRLTPYKGVDRCLHAVAIAHHQFGCDVVFHVIGSGEQLEELKRLAQSLKIIERVIFHGALPFNQDFFEKLYSYHLLLAAPLNEDTPRSALDAMAAGIPILAFDTYYYRDLSATGAVDTVAWPSIEEMSQKIAYYSKNRDLLADMAVQAVEFAKQNTQEEWLQRRFEWTLAFAGITQPALATPQTGQRQLSNVS from the coding sequence ATGAGAAACTCTGATTCCAAAACCTATTTGATGGTTTTGCCTGTTTACTATTACAGGCTCGATTCCCAAACCGTTGCATTAGAGAGTGCGTTTGTGAAGCACTTGATGCTGCTAAGAGAAAAGATTTCACCCATCTTTAATCATCTTGTGGTTGGGCTGGTTGAAATGAGTGATGAGGAGTATTCTCATAGGAAGCAATGGCTATCAGTTGTGGATGAATCTGAAGCAGGAATTCGATTCAAGTCGCTGTATAGAGTTCAAGATTTATCTTCCAAAGCTCAGCAGTTTTTTCAGCTATTTCGGGTTGCAAACAGATTAAAAAGTCTGATTTCGCAATGCGATCTGTTGCATACTGGCTTGGCTGCAAACATCTGGTTTCCAATGGAGTTTATTGCGACACTGCTGGGTCGAATTCTTAAGAAACCGACAGTTTACGTCGTAGACATTGACTTCAGAAACACGGCTCAGATGAGCTATGAAACAGGGACTTGGTCACTCAAGAGTTATCTACTTTGCAAATATATCTACGACAGCTTTCGGGCACTGCAAGTTTACTGCGCGTCCAAAATCTGCTCACTAATTTTGCTAAAAGGCGAAAAGCTCTGCCGTGATTTTGGCAGAGGTAAGCCGAATGTGAAGAACTTCTTGGATGCGGCGCATAGCAGGCATCACATTATTAGAAGAGATCGGCTGGCTCAAAAGTTGCTAAATCTAGAAGATCAAGGGCGGCCTCTAGAAGTGGTTTACTTCGGACGGTTAACGCCCTACAAGGGAGTTGATCGGTGCCTTCACGCAGTGGCGATCGCCCATCACCAGTTCGGATGCGATGTCGTATTTCACGTCATTGGTAGCGGTGAGCAGCTAGAAGAACTGAAGCGTCTGGCACAATCTTTGAAAATTATCGAAAGAGTCATTTTCCACGGCGCACTTCCATTTAACCAGGACTTTTTTGAGAAGCTTTACTCATATCACCTGCTGTTAGCAGCACCGCTCAATGAAGACACGCCTCGCAGCGCCCTAGATGCGATGGCAGCAGGGATTCCAATCCTTGCATTTGATACCTACTACTACAGAGATCTTTCAGCCACTGGTGCGGTTGATACAGTTGCCTGGCCGTCCATAGAAGAAATGTCTCAAAAGATTGCATACTACAGCAAGAATAGAGATTTGCTAGCGGACATGGCAGTCCAAGCTGTTGAATTTGCAAAACAAAATACTCAAGAGGAATGGTTGCAGCGGCGCTTTGAGTGGACGCTAGCTTTTGCTGGAATCACTCAACCAGCTTTGGCTACTCCACAGACAGGACAGCGACAGCTTTCAAATGTGAGTTAA
- a CDS encoding glycosyltransferase family 4 protein, giving the protein MAIGYQAPRTKAFHWKLFVKTFIEGNNKILCLSESLLRDLEDFGVPRQKLDLIEWGADLRFYQPVNLSESTAEQAARERFILSPGKSYRDYPTLVKAFENLDCGLTICGAGQLDLKHLKQRAVGSAEAHLPSNVSILQDMIDWRDFIRLYQQAYAVAIPVVEEKARFKNAIGLTVLTEAMAMGKAIAMTRSDYVGVDLEREGIGLWVEEGDVDGWQRAIAYLLDNPKETREMGRRARLLAEQRFNLEQFSKKLADSLWQAYNAQQPARPTISVRQRALLR; this is encoded by the coding sequence GTGGCGATTGGATATCAGGCTCCTCGCACAAAAGCGTTTCATTGGAAGCTGTTTGTGAAAACGTTTATTGAAGGCAATAACAAGATTCTGTGTTTGAGTGAATCTTTGCTGAGGGATCTGGAAGATTTTGGAGTTCCCAGGCAGAAGCTAGATTTGATTGAGTGGGGTGCAGATTTGAGATTTTATCAGCCTGTCAATCTAAGTGAATCAACGGCTGAACAAGCTGCCAGGGAGAGGTTTATTCTCAGCCCTGGAAAGTCTTATCGAGACTATCCAACCCTGGTCAAAGCGTTTGAAAACTTGGACTGTGGCTTAACGATTTGTGGGGCTGGTCAGCTTGATCTCAAGCATCTAAAGCAGCGAGCGGTCGGCAGTGCCGAGGCGCATTTGCCCAGTAATGTATCCATCCTGCAAGACATGATTGACTGGCGAGATTTTATTCGTCTCTATCAGCAGGCGTATGCGGTGGCGATTCCTGTTGTGGAGGAAAAAGCCAGGTTCAAAAATGCGATTGGTCTGACGGTGCTGACGGAGGCGATGGCAATGGGGAAGGCGATCGCCATGACGCGCAGCGACTATGTGGGTGTGGATCTGGAGCGAGAAGGAATTGGGCTGTGGGTCGAGGAAGGCGATGTGGATGGCTGGCAAAGGGCGATCGCCTATCTGTTGGATAATCCCAAAGAAACCCGCGAAATGGGTCGCCGCGCCCGCCTTTTGGCCGAGCAGCGCTTCAACCTGGAGCAGTTCTCCAAGAAACTGGCTGATTCGCTCTGGCAGGCCTACAATGCCCAGCAACCTGCCCGCCCGACAATTTCCGTTCGCCAGCGGGCCCTGCTGCGCTAA
- a CDS encoding ABC transporter ATP-binding protein, which translates to MIRGPSPIVAAEQKPKLSTLRRFLQYFAPYRQEIPIALLLVMLGATTQSIGPLLIGWAIDHLILQGNWPGLARLLVLLVVIYVLGVVAIRGQIWRIGNMMQRVLGQLRQDLFTKVQSLPVSFFDRSEAGDLMSRLLNDVNTVNQAFGLTVPQMLGQAFSLVGIIIAMLSMNLQLGLLSNLVVPVMIFTTGFFSRWARRRFRVARETIGELSAKLEEDISSVREAQAFNRTQLNIQEFDSLNEANRRANVQAVAVTSAFLPSIDFLNTLATAGVMAYGGYLAVTGAMSVGVVTAFLLYVQQFFRPIQILSQFYTQAQSGLAGLDRIFLLLDEPVTLQDAPNATEMPPIRGEVRFESVSFGYTENQRVLQEVSLVAEPGQMVALVGPTGAGKSTIINLILRFYDVTEGAVKIDGIDVRRVTQSSLRRQIGIVLQDNLLFSGTVAENIAFGAPNTSQAEIEAAAQTANVHEFITSLPQGYSTLLGERGAPLSQGQRQLVSIARAVLINPKILILDEATSSIDTRTEALVQEAIARLLQNRTSFVIAHRLSTVTQADQVLVVQQGQIAERGTHAELIAQKGIYANLYAIQLGAS; encoded by the coding sequence ATGATCAGAGGCCCGTCCCCCATTGTCGCTGCGGAGCAAAAGCCCAAGCTCTCGACCCTGCGGCGATTTCTGCAATATTTCGCGCCCTATCGTCAGGAAATTCCCATCGCGCTCCTGCTGGTGATGCTCGGCGCAACCACGCAGTCCATTGGCCCCCTGTTGATTGGCTGGGCAATCGACCACCTCATCTTGCAGGGCAACTGGCCGGGGCTGGCGCGGCTGCTGGTGCTGCTGGTGGTGATTTACGTGCTGGGCGTGGTGGCGATTCGGGGACAAATCTGGCGCATTGGCAACATGATGCAGCGGGTGCTGGGGCAACTGCGGCAGGACTTGTTTACCAAGGTGCAGAGTCTTCCGGTCAGCTTTTTTGACCGCAGCGAGGCGGGCGACCTAATGAGCCGCCTGCTGAATGATGTGAACACGGTGAATCAGGCCTTTGGGCTGACGGTGCCGCAAATGCTGGGGCAGGCGTTTAGCCTGGTCGGCATCATCATCGCCATGCTGTCAATGAACCTGCAACTGGGGCTGCTGAGCAATCTGGTGGTGCCCGTGATGATTTTCACGACCGGGTTCTTTTCGCGCTGGGCACGGCGGCGGTTTCGCGTGGCGCGGGAGACCATTGGCGAACTGTCGGCCAAGCTGGAGGAGGACATTAGCAGCGTGCGCGAGGCGCAGGCGTTTAACCGGACGCAACTGAATATTCAGGAATTTGATAGCCTGAACGAGGCCAATCGCCGGGCCAATGTGCAGGCTGTGGCCGTGACCTCTGCCTTTTTGCCGTCGATTGATTTTCTGAACACGCTGGCGACGGCGGGTGTGATGGCCTATGGTGGCTATCTGGCAGTGACGGGGGCGATGTCTGTGGGCGTGGTGACGGCGTTTCTGCTGTATGTGCAGCAGTTCTTTCGCCCCATTCAAATTCTCAGCCAGTTTTATACGCAGGCGCAGTCTGGACTGGCGGGATTAGACCGAATCTTTTTGCTGCTGGATGAGCCTGTGACGTTGCAGGATGCACCCAATGCGACTGAGATGCCGCCGATTCGCGGAGAGGTGCGGTTCGAGTCGGTGTCTTTTGGCTATACGGAAAATCAGCGCGTGCTGCAAGAGGTGAGCTTGGTGGCAGAACCAGGACAGATGGTGGCGCTGGTAGGGCCGACGGGCGCAGGCAAAAGCACGATCATTAACCTGATCCTGCGGTTTTATGATGTGACGGAGGGCGCAGTGAAAATCGACGGCATCGACGTGCGCCGCGTTACCCAAAGCAGCCTGCGCCGCCAGATTGGGATTGTGCTGCAAGATAACTTACTTTTTAGCGGTACGGTGGCGGAGAATATTGCCTTTGGTGCGCCCAATACCAGTCAGGCAGAGATTGAGGCGGCTGCCCAGACTGCAAATGTGCATGAATTTATCACCTCGCTGCCGCAGGGATATAGCACGCTGCTGGGGGAGCGGGGCGCACCGCTGAGCCAGGGACAGCGGCAGTTGGTTAGTATTGCGCGGGCGGTGCTGATTAATCCAAAAATTTTGATCCTGGACGAGGCGACCAGCAGTATTGACACGCGCACTGAAGCATTGGTGCAAGAGGCGATCGCCCGGTTGCTCCAGAACCGCACCAGCTTTGTGATTGCCCATCGCCTCAGCACCGTGACCCAAGCCGATCAGGTTCTCGTGGTTCAGCAGGGGCAGATCGCGGAACGGGGAACCCACGCTGAGCTAATTGCCCAAAAAGGAATTTACGCAAACCTGTATGCGATCCAACTGGGCGCAAGTTAG
- a CDS encoding mechanosensitive ion channel family protein has product MTFDFDLFNLDAWNALLLQLQSLGVDFGLRLLGAAIILVVGRWLAKQLRRLIKRLMTPTTIDPNLVAFTGNLAEYGLTAFVILAALGQLGIQTTSLVAVLGAAGLAIGLALQGSLSNFAAGLLIVFFHPFRVGDWIEGGGESGFVEDIQLFTTVLRRLDNKTVVIPNNSLTGGNIINYSTKGILRVDLVVGVAYHEDIDRVKRAIAEALAQDERILSDPPPMIGVLELAESSVDFAVRPWTHTEHYWPVYFAAYENIKKKLDAAGITIPFPQRDVHLYPAPKAEAL; this is encoded by the coding sequence ATGACCTTTGATTTTGATCTGTTTAACCTCGATGCCTGGAATGCCCTGTTGCTGCAACTGCAATCTCTGGGCGTAGACTTTGGGCTGCGACTGCTGGGCGCAGCGATTATTCTAGTCGTGGGTCGCTGGCTGGCCAAGCAACTCCGCCGCCTGATCAAGCGACTGATGACCCCGACCACGATTGACCCTAACCTCGTTGCATTTACCGGCAATCTGGCTGAATACGGACTGACGGCCTTTGTGATTTTGGCGGCGCTGGGGCAACTGGGCATCCAAACCACGTCGCTGGTGGCGGTGCTGGGGGCGGCGGGTCTGGCAATTGGGCTGGCGCTGCAAGGGTCGCTGTCCAACTTTGCAGCAGGGCTGCTGATTGTCTTTTTTCATCCGTTTCGTGTTGGCGACTGGATCGAGGGCGGCGGCGAATCGGGCTTTGTGGAAGATATTCAGCTTTTTACAACGGTGCTGCGGCGGTTGGATAACAAGACGGTCGTCATTCCCAATAACAGCCTTACCGGCGGCAATATCATTAACTATTCCACAAAGGGCATTCTGCGGGTGGATCTGGTGGTGGGCGTTGCCTACCACGAAGACATTGACCGGGTGAAGCGGGCGATCGCCGAAGCGCTAGCCCAAGATGAACGAATTCTCAGCGATCCGCCGCCGATGATTGGCGTTTTGGAACTGGCGGAAAGCAGCGTAGACTTTGCCGTGCGCCCCTGGACCCACACCGAACACTACTGGCCCGTCTATTTTGCCGCCTACGAAAACATTAAGAAAAAGCTGGATGCCGCCGGGATTACCATTCCCTTTCCCCAGCGCGATGTGCATCTCTACCCCGCACCCAAGGCTGAAGCCTTATGA
- the secA gene encoding preprotein translocase subunit SecA encodes MLKALLGDPNARKLKKYQPDLAEIKLLEPEMEALSDDELRGKTAEFKQRIEKGESLDDLLPEAFAVVREAGKRVLGMRHFDVQLLGGMVLHDGQIAEMKTGEGKTLVATSPAYLNALSGKGVHVITVNDYLARRDAEWMGQVHRFLGLSVGLIQSGMNPIERKRNYDCDITYGTNSELGFDYLRDNMATSMQEVVQRPFNFCIIDEVDSVLIDEARTPLIISGQVDRPNEKYTRASEVARELWQVRQGVKRQIEKVEEAIAAALQEGNKAEANQLNRELDRLKEELDRYYEVDEKQRNVLLSDEGFEVVEQRLGVKDLFDPKDPWAHFIFGALKSYELFIRDVNYIVRNGEIVIVDEFTGRVMPGRRWSDGLHQAIEAKEGVEIQPETQTLATITYQNFFLLYPKLAGMTGTAKTEEAEFEKIYKLEVTVVPTNRPTGRVDLSDVVYKNENAKWRAVAQECAEMHQMGRPVLVGTTSVEKSELLSSYLSQLSVPHNLLNAKPENVERESEIIAQAGRKGTVTIATNMAGRGTDIILGGNADYMARLKVREYLMPRIVQPEDEAAFAISGAGAGGGRSGGQGFAPGKKQKTWKVAADLFPVPISKEAERLLKEAVDFAVQQYGERSLSELEAEDKLATASEKAPSSDPVILKLREAYNLVKREYEAHTSAEHDEVVKLGGLHVIGTERHESRRIDNQLRGRAGRQGDPGSTKFFLSLEDNLLRIFGGERVAGLMNMFRVEEDMPIESGMLTRSLEGAQKKVETYYYDIRKQVFEYDEVMNNQRRAIYAERRRVLEGQDLKEQVIKYAELTMDDIVDAYINPELPPEEWELDKVVAKVKEFVYLLADLEPSQLEDLSAGEIKTFLHEQARIAYDIKEGQVDAASPGLMRQAERFFILQQIDTLWREHLQQMEALREAIGLRGYGQKDPLIEYKSEGYELFLNMMTDIRRNVVYSLFQFQPQPQPVA; translated from the coding sequence ATGCTGAAAGCCCTGCTGGGAGACCCCAACGCCCGTAAGCTCAAGAAATATCAGCCTGATCTAGCAGAAATTAAGCTGCTAGAGCCAGAAATGGAGGCGCTGTCGGATGATGAGCTGCGGGGCAAGACGGCGGAGTTTAAGCAGCGAATTGAAAAAGGAGAAAGCCTGGACGACCTGCTGCCAGAGGCGTTTGCAGTGGTGCGGGAAGCGGGCAAGCGGGTGCTGGGAATGCGCCACTTTGACGTGCAGCTCCTCGGCGGCATGGTGCTGCATGATGGACAGATTGCCGAGATGAAGACGGGCGAAGGAAAGACCCTCGTGGCTACCTCGCCTGCCTATCTCAACGCGCTGTCGGGCAAGGGCGTGCATGTGATTACGGTAAACGACTACCTAGCCCGCCGGGACGCGGAGTGGATGGGGCAGGTGCATCGCTTCTTGGGGCTGTCAGTCGGGCTGATCCAGTCGGGGATGAACCCGATCGAGCGCAAGCGCAACTACGACTGCGACATTACCTACGGCACCAACAGCGAACTGGGGTTTGACTATTTGCGCGACAACATGGCCACGTCGATGCAGGAGGTGGTGCAGCGCCCGTTTAACTTCTGCATCATCGACGAAGTGGATTCGGTGCTGATTGACGAAGCGCGGACACCGCTGATTATTTCGGGGCAAGTGGATCGCCCCAACGAGAAATATACCCGCGCGTCGGAGGTGGCGCGGGAGCTGTGGCAAGTTCGTCAGGGCGTGAAGCGGCAAATCGAGAAAGTGGAGGAGGCGATCGCCGCTGCTCTGCAAGAAGGCAACAAAGCCGAAGCCAACCAGCTTAACCGCGAACTCGATCGGCTCAAGGAAGAACTCGATCGCTATTACGAAGTAGACGAAAAGCAGCGCAACGTGCTGCTGAGCGACGAGGGCTTTGAGGTGGTAGAACAGCGCCTCGGCGTGAAGGACTTGTTCGACCCCAAAGATCCCTGGGCGCACTTTATCTTTGGGGCGCTGAAGTCCTACGAACTCTTTATTCGCGACGTGAACTACATCGTTCGCAATGGTGAAATTGTGATTGTGGACGAATTTACCGGACGGGTGATGCCGGGCCGCCGCTGGAGCGATGGCTTGCACCAAGCGATCGAAGCCAAGGAGGGTGTGGAAATTCAGCCAGAAACCCAAACCCTGGCAACGATTACCTACCAGAACTTCTTCTTGCTCTACCCCAAGCTGGCAGGCATGACGGGCACGGCAAAGACCGAAGAGGCCGAGTTTGAGAAAATCTACAAGCTAGAAGTGACAGTCGTGCCCACCAATCGCCCCACGGGTCGGGTTGACCTGTCGGACGTGGTGTACAAAAACGAAAACGCCAAATGGCGAGCCGTGGCGCAGGAATGCGCCGAGATGCACCAGATGGGTCGCCCGGTGCTAGTGGGGACGACCAGCGTGGAAAAATCGGAGCTACTGTCGAGCTATCTGTCGCAGCTAAGTGTGCCCCACAACCTGCTGAATGCGAAACCCGAAAACGTAGAGCGCGAGTCGGAAATTATCGCCCAGGCCGGTCGCAAAGGCACGGTGACGATCGCCACTAACATGGCAGGACGCGGTACGGACATCATTCTGGGGGGCAATGCCGACTATATGGCACGGCTCAAGGTGCGGGAATACCTGATGCCGCGCATTGTGCAGCCAGAAGATGAGGCCGCCTTTGCCATCAGTGGAGCCGGGGCAGGCGGCGGTCGATCGGGTGGACAGGGCTTTGCCCCTGGCAAAAAGCAGAAAACCTGGAAGGTGGCGGCGGATCTGTTCCCGGTGCCGATTTCCAAGGAAGCTGAGCGGCTGCTTAAAGAAGCGGTGGACTTTGCAGTGCAGCAGTATGGCGAGCGATCGCTCTCTGAGCTAGAGGCCGAAGACAAGCTAGCGACTGCATCGGAAAAAGCGCCCAGCAGCGATCCGGTCATCCTGAAACTGCGCGAAGCCTATAACCTGGTGAAGCGCGAGTACGAAGCCCACACGTCTGCCGAGCATGACGAGGTGGTGAAGCTCGGCGGGCTGCACGTCATTGGCACAGAGCGCCACGAGTCGCGCCGGATTGACAACCAGCTTCGTGGCCGTGCGGGTCGGCAGGGCGACCCCGGTTCCACCAAGTTTTTCCTCAGCCTGGAAGACAACCTGCTGCGGATCTTTGGCGGAGAGCGCGTCGCAGGTCTAATGAATATGTTCCGCGTGGAAGAGGACATGCCCATCGAGTCGGGCATGTTGACGCGATCGCTCGAAGGCGCACAGAAGAAAGTCGAAACCTACTACTACGACATCCGCAAGCAGGTTTTTGAATATGACGAGGTGATGAACAATCAGCGCCGCGCCATCTACGCCGAGCGCCGCCGCGTGCTAGAAGGGCAAGACCTGAAGGAGCAGGTGATTAAGTATGCCGAACTGACGATGGACGACATCGTGGATGCCTACATCAACCCCGAACTGCCGCCGGAAGAATGGGAGCTAGATAAGGTCGTGGCCAAAGTCAAAGAGTTCGTCTACCTATTGGCGGACTTGGAGCCGAGCCAGCTTGAAGACCTCTCTGCGGGGGAAATCAAGACCTTCCTGCACGAACAGGCTCGCATCGCCTACGACATTAAAGAAGGCCAGGTCGATGCCGCCTCTCCAGGGCTGATGCGCCAGGCCGAGCGCTTCTTCATCCTCCAGCAGATCGACACGCTCTGGCGCGAACACCTGCAACAGATGGAAGCCCTGCGCGAAGCCATCGGCCTGCGCGGCTATGGTCAAAAAGACCCGCTGATCGAATACAAGAGCGAAGGCTACGAGCTATTCCTAAATATGATGACCGACATCCGCCGGAACGTGGTCTACTCGCTGTTCCAGTTCCAGCCGCAGCCGCAGCCCGTGGCTTAG
- a CDS encoding 2OG-Fe(II) oxygenase: MNLNEGYEGGYLRFPEYGSQLYRPAPGEAVIFSCLLLHEATPVTQGRRFTLLAFFYNQHDAKLREANKQHVVLRSPAVAPSPAAPTADKPSGFGAANPRKKR; encoded by the coding sequence ATAAATCTTAACGAGGGCTATGAAGGGGGATATCTCAGGTTTCCAGAATATGGCTCTCAGCTTTATCGCCCGGCCCCCGGCGAAGCAGTCATCTTTTCCTGCTTGCTGCTGCATGAAGCAACGCCCGTGACGCAGGGACGACGATTTACGCTGCTGGCATTTTTCTACAACCAGCACGATGCCAAGCTGCGGGAAGCCAACAAGCAGCATGTCGTTTTGCGATCGCCCGCTGTTGCCCCCTCCCCAGCAGCACCCACCGCTGACAAGCCAAGTGGGTTTGGGGCGGCTAATCCGCGAAAAAAACGCTAG
- a CDS encoding peroxiredoxin family protein — protein MEFVSLQAQLQALGVSVLGVSIDPQDQALGELVGRSPHLNLLWDFDGQLSTLYGVRQIDSNGSIVYDPTTFVLDENLRIVAIIPLDRQGSHAARVMEQLSQLPPLSPPTLVTGQALVLLVPRVLEPAFCQLLMDRYESEGSVDSGFMQQIGDQTVEVLNPSIKRRRDLRITGPSLIGQINQRIWRRIVPEIEKAFYYRVTNFERYLVGCYDDQTQGFFKPHRDNTTATIQMSVLCIVALP, from the coding sequence ATGGAATTTGTGTCCCTACAAGCCCAGTTGCAGGCGCTGGGGGTATCGGTTTTGGGGGTGAGCATTGATCCACAAGACCAGGCTCTGGGTGAACTGGTTGGGCGATCGCCCCATCTTAATCTTCTGTGGGATTTTGACGGACAACTCAGCACTCTCTACGGCGTGCGCCAGATTGATAGCAACGGCAGCATTGTCTACGATCCCACGACCTTTGTACTGGATGAGAACTTGCGGATTGTTGCTATTATCCCGCTCGATCGCCAGGGGAGTCATGCAGCAAGAGTGATGGAGCAGTTGTCGCAATTGCCGCCGCTCTCGCCGCCAACTCTGGTGACGGGACAGGCTCTGGTGCTGCTGGTTCCTCGCGTCCTAGAGCCAGCGTTTTGTCAATTGCTGATGGATCGCTACGAGTCAGAGGGCAGCGTCGATTCTGGCTTTATGCAGCAGATTGGCGATCAGACGGTGGAAGTGCTGAACCCGTCCATCAAGCGACGGCGGGATCTGCGAATTACTGGCCCTAGCCTGATTGGGCAAATTAATCAGCGCATCTGGCGGCGGATTGTCCCAGAAATTGAGAAGGCATTCTATTACCGTGTGACCAATTTCGAGCGCTATCTGGTGGGCTGCTACGATGACCAAACGCAAGGTTTTTTCAAGCCGCACCGCGACAATACAACCGCGACAATACAAATGTCGGTTCTTTGCATCGTCGCTTTGCCATGA